One Methylomonas sp. LL1 DNA window includes the following coding sequences:
- a CDS encoding class I SAM-dependent methyltransferase — MENQKAEWERSYQNRDNFVFYPHEEVIRFVSRHIRKRTGLDEFRDVAAEPGKCNILDLGCGIGRHVIYCHEMGLNAYGVDLSDEAVKVAVDWAGSKGLADAEQKILQSDIRTLPWQDGFFNFVVSHGVLDSMAFEIARAACVELARVMADGGLFYCDLVSGDDSKHAREYSGEEVVDTRHEQGTIQSYFNLAKIERLIDGLFEIVECVLIRREEVVTGGYISRYHLVLRRA, encoded by the coding sequence ATGGAAAACCAGAAAGCCGAGTGGGAGCGCTCTTATCAAAACCGAGATAATTTCGTGTTTTATCCGCATGAGGAGGTGATTCGCTTTGTTTCTCGGCATATACGCAAGCGAACCGGGTTGGATGAGTTTCGTGATGTTGCAGCCGAGCCTGGAAAATGCAATATCCTGGATTTGGGCTGCGGTATTGGCCGCCATGTGATTTATTGTCATGAAATGGGCTTGAATGCCTATGGCGTCGATTTATCGGATGAAGCCGTGAAAGTGGCCGTTGACTGGGCCGGCAGCAAAGGACTGGCAGACGCCGAGCAAAAAATTCTGCAAAGCGATATTCGTACACTGCCGTGGCAGGACGGCTTTTTCAATTTCGTCGTCAGCCACGGCGTGCTGGACAGCATGGCGTTTGAAATTGCCCGAGCGGCTTGCGTCGAGCTTGCCAGAGTCATGGCGGATGGCGGATTGTTTTACTGCGATCTGGTTTCCGGCGACGATTCAAAGCATGCCCGCGAATATTCTGGCGAGGAAGTCGTCGATACCCGGCATGAGCAAGGCACGATACAGTCTTATTTTAATCTCGCCAAAATTGAACGGTTAATAGATGGGCTGTTCGAGATAGTCGAATGCGTGTTGATTCGCCGCGAAGAGGTCGTTACAGGCGGATACATTTCGCGCTACCACCTTGTGCTCAGGAGAGCTTGA
- a CDS encoding TylF/MycF/NovP-related O-methyltransferase, which translates to MQSLIEKYPGPINSKLDNFEKYVRRQVISRFLVRYELFQMQLGIKGSIIECGVHHGGGLMAWAKLSAALEPFALDRRIFGFDTFEGFPSVNDKDIGQAANAQTKVGGLATGYDVYAELQELIGEYDDNRVLNQFEKVFLVKGNAMETIPAFMEQNPYLLISLLFLDFDLYEPTKVALQHFLPRMPKGSILAFDEINNPWWPGETTAMLELLDIRQKEIRRFSFDPNIAYIVI; encoded by the coding sequence ATGCAGTCGTTGATAGAAAAATACCCCGGGCCCATCAACTCGAAACTGGATAATTTCGAAAAATATGTCAGACGCCAGGTCATTTCAAGATTTCTGGTCAGGTACGAGTTGTTCCAGATGCAGCTTGGCATCAAGGGCAGCATCATCGAATGCGGTGTTCATCACGGCGGTGGTTTGATGGCATGGGCCAAGCTTTCGGCAGCGCTCGAGCCGTTTGCGCTGGATAGGCGCATCTTCGGTTTCGATACCTTCGAAGGATTTCCATCGGTAAACGACAAGGATATTGGTCAAGCGGCCAACGCACAAACCAAAGTCGGTGGGCTCGCCACTGGTTACGATGTCTATGCCGAATTGCAGGAGCTGATCGGCGAGTACGATGACAATCGGGTGCTCAATCAATTCGAAAAGGTGTTCTTGGTTAAGGGAAACGCCATGGAAACCATTCCTGCGTTTATGGAGCAAAATCCCTACCTTCTGATTAGTCTGCTGTTTCTGGATTTCGATCTTTACGAGCCGACCAAGGTGGCATTGCAGCACTTTCTACCGCGCATGCCTAAAGGCTCTATCCTGGCATTCGATGAAATCAACAATCCCTGGTGGCCAGGCGAAACCACGGCCATGCTGGAATTGCTCGACATCAGACAAAAAGAAATTCGGCGCTTCTCGTTCGACCCGAATATTGCTTATATCGTCATTTAG
- a CDS encoding ATP-grasp domain-containing protein → MRRRILTEASGSLVSGYLINAIKDAGHIAVASDIDDQCVGRYLADDFVQMPSKHDPDLWPKVAAILTEHRIDVVIPSLDETLLGWAKNKPQFAERGVEVIISDPPVIETFVDKWLAYRFFVDNGIPTPATSLSQDYPLVKPRNGRGGQGVGVVHERIDMAGMLSQALLEGEEYTVDVLCDKASRPLYIVPRRRIGVKDGKSTQGVVVRHEKIIEVVGALCKAAQFIGPINVQCFCCNDGTVKVVEVNPRIAGGMALGFAATENWISVLCDKLTDGQVYQTKPIKYGLRMMRYYAEVFVSDC, encoded by the coding sequence ATGCGCAGGAGAATTCTTACCGAGGCATCGGGTAGTCTGGTCAGCGGCTATCTGATCAATGCCATCAAAGATGCCGGTCATATCGCCGTCGCTTCAGATATTGACGATCAGTGCGTCGGACGCTATTTGGCTGACGATTTTGTGCAGATGCCTTCGAAGCACGATCCGGATTTGTGGCCGAAAGTCGCGGCTATTCTTACCGAACATCGTATCGATGTCGTCATTCCATCGCTGGACGAAACGCTGTTGGGCTGGGCAAAGAACAAACCTCAGTTTGCCGAGCGAGGTGTTGAAGTCATCATCTCTGATCCGCCGGTGATCGAAACCTTTGTCGACAAGTGGTTGGCTTACCGGTTTTTTGTCGACAACGGCATTCCCACGCCGGCAACCAGTCTCAGTCAGGATTATCCTTTGGTCAAACCCCGTAACGGTAGAGGCGGGCAGGGTGTCGGCGTGGTTCATGAGCGGATCGACATGGCGGGTATGTTGTCTCAGGCGTTGCTGGAAGGCGAGGAATATACGGTCGATGTATTGTGTGACAAGGCATCGCGGCCTTTGTATATCGTGCCTCGCCGGCGCATCGGCGTGAAGGACGGCAAATCGACTCAAGGCGTCGTCGTCCGCCACGAAAAAATCATTGAGGTCGTCGGCGCGTTATGTAAGGCCGCCCAATTTATCGGTCCCATCAATGTCCAGTGCTTTTGCTGTAACGACGGTACGGTGAAAGTCGTTGAAGTCAATCCGCGCATCGCGGGCGGTATGGCCTTGGGGTTTGCGGCCACGGAAAACTGGATCTCGGTTTTATGCGATAAGTTGACGGACGGTCAAGTTTACCAAACCAAGCCGATCAAATATGGGCTTAGGATGATGCGCTATTATGCTGAAGTCTTTGTATCCGACTGTTGA
- a CDS encoding HAD family hydrolase, whose protein sequence is MLKSLYPTVDWQDVKAVGFDLDGTLYDEFDFISQVYGPIADKIAAAAGSDYSYMYNVLLRSWLEKGSSYNRIFSDVLSAAKVEQETADRVVGDCLGVFRAFQPALKLSARVAALLAFFAERYPLFLVSDGSCELQRAKIEALGLNRWFRPENVVISGCLASRVEKPSTVALDSIAIFNDGFDPGTVVFFGDRAVDRLFAEAAGFRFVGVKNMWAV, encoded by the coding sequence ATGCTGAAGTCTTTGTATCCGACTGTTGATTGGCAGGATGTGAAGGCCGTCGGCTTTGATCTCGACGGCACGCTTTACGACGAATTCGATTTTATTTCCCAGGTGTACGGGCCGATCGCGGACAAAATTGCGGCTGCGGCCGGCTCGGATTACTCGTATATGTATAACGTGTTGCTCAGAAGTTGGCTCGAGAAAGGTAGTTCCTACAACCGGATTTTTTCGGACGTGTTATCTGCTGCAAAGGTAGAGCAGGAAACAGCGGATCGCGTTGTCGGCGACTGTCTTGGCGTGTTCAGAGCTTTTCAGCCGGCTTTAAAGTTGAGTGCCCGCGTCGCTGCGTTGCTGGCGTTTTTCGCTGAGCGCTATCCGTTGTTTTTGGTTAGCGATGGTTCTTGTGAGCTTCAGCGCGCTAAAATCGAAGCGCTCGGCTTGAATCGATGGTTTCGCCCGGAAAATGTCGTGATTTCGGGGTGTTTGGCCAGCCGAGTCGAGAAGCCGTCCACCGTTGCCTTGGATAGCATCGCGATTTTCAACGACGGCTTCGATCCGGGCACCGTGGTTTTTTTCGGTGACCGGGCCGTCGACCGATTGTTTGCCGAGGCGGCGGGATTTAGGTTCGTCGGCGTTAAAAATATGTGGGCTGTTTGA
- the neuC gene encoding UDP-N-acetylglucosamine 2-epimerase, with protein MDKRIVLGVTGIRSEYDIMSSVFSAIAEHPSLALEVAVTGAHLADAYGYTVDEIRKDGFKVADEIESLVNGDRASSRVKGLAFQLQGLVQTVCRIKPDFLLVLGDREEAMSTALVGAYMNVPVAHIAGGDRVIGNVDDQVRHAVTKLAHLHFVTNQESYQRIIRLGEQPFRVYDTGNPGLDRLLEVPVLNAEQLSSRLGFVLEDGEPLILLIQHVISTEIEQAYWQMRQTLEAVKALGIKTILSYPNSDAGGQQIIKAIREYQDLPCLHTVKNMPRLEFVNVMRRAGCMLGNSSAGILEAPLLKLPVINVGNRQKGRLHAENVEFVAHDVDAIVAAVNRAFFDADYRKQVERCSNPYGDGHSARRIADILATVPIDQALLIKDITY; from the coding sequence ATGGATAAAAGGATAGTGCTGGGTGTTACAGGCATTCGTTCCGAATACGATATTATGTCTTCGGTGTTTAGCGCCATAGCTGAGCACCCCTCGCTGGCGCTGGAAGTTGCGGTGACCGGCGCCCATCTGGCCGATGCCTACGGTTATACCGTGGACGAAATTCGTAAGGACGGCTTTAAGGTCGCTGACGAAATCGAGAGTCTGGTTAACGGCGATAGGGCGTCATCGCGAGTCAAGGGCTTGGCCTTTCAGTTGCAGGGTTTGGTGCAAACGGTATGCAGAATCAAACCGGACTTTCTGTTGGTTTTGGGTGACCGCGAAGAGGCCATGTCGACTGCCCTGGTGGGCGCGTATATGAATGTGCCGGTGGCGCATATTGCCGGCGGTGACCGGGTCATAGGCAACGTCGATGATCAAGTGCGGCACGCCGTCACCAAGCTGGCGCATCTTCATTTCGTAACCAATCAGGAAAGTTACCAGCGGATTATTCGTCTCGGTGAACAGCCGTTTCGGGTGTATGACACCGGCAATCCGGGGCTCGATCGATTGCTCGAGGTGCCGGTTTTGAATGCTGAACAACTGTCGTCGCGCTTGGGATTTGTGCTCGAGGATGGCGAGCCGCTGATTTTGTTGATACAGCATGTCATTTCCACCGAAATCGAACAAGCGTATTGGCAAATGCGGCAAACCTTGGAAGCCGTCAAGGCCTTGGGTATCAAAACCATCTTGAGTTATCCCAACTCCGACGCCGGCGGCCAGCAGATCATCAAGGCGATCCGGGAATACCAAGACCTGCCCTGTCTTCATACGGTGAAAAACATGCCTAGGCTGGAATTCGTAAACGTCATGCGCAGAGCAGGCTGCATGCTCGGCAATTCCAGCGCCGGCATTCTGGAAGCGCCCTTGTTGAAGCTCCCTGTCATTAATGTCGGCAACAGGCAAAAAGGCCGTTTGCATGCCGAAAATGTCGAATTCGTGGCGCACGATGTAGATGCAATCGTTGCTGCGGTTAATCGGGCCTTTTTTGATGCCGATTATCGAAAACAAGTCGAGCGCTGCAGCAATCCCTACGGCGACGGACATTCCGCCCGGCGGATTGCCGATATTTTGGCGACAGTGCCTATCGATCAGGCCTTGCTGATCAAGGATATAACCTACTGA
- a CDS encoding PIG-L deacetylase family protein, whose amino-acid sequence MKHVIVVAPHPDDETLGCGGTLLKHRQAGDQIHWLLLTAMTPERGFTEQRISAREAEIAEVSRRYGFASVNALGFPTARLDAIAKGDLIAEIAGVFQTVKPEVVYLPFRGDVHSDHAVAADAVMSCCKWFRNASVKRILAYETLSETEFGISPDTQGFRPNVFVDIGAYLEQKLDMLHIFDGELGEFPFPRSDDAVCALARFRGAASGCQAAEAFMLLREII is encoded by the coding sequence ATGAAACACGTGATAGTCGTAGCGCCGCATCCCGACGACGAAACTTTGGGCTGCGGTGGAACCTTGCTCAAGCATAGGCAGGCTGGAGATCAAATTCACTGGTTGCTGCTGACCGCGATGACGCCGGAGCGGGGCTTTACCGAGCAGAGGATTTCGGCGAGAGAGGCGGAAATTGCCGAAGTGTCGCGTCGTTATGGTTTTGCGTCCGTCAATGCGCTCGGTTTTCCTACCGCTCGGCTGGATGCCATCGCCAAGGGCGACCTGATTGCCGAAATCGCAGGCGTATTCCAGACTGTGAAGCCGGAGGTCGTTTATTTGCCGTTTAGAGGCGACGTACATTCCGATCATGCCGTCGCCGCGGATGCGGTGATGTCGTGTTGCAAGTGGTTCCGCAACGCATCGGTCAAGCGCATTCTGGCTTACGAAACCTTATCGGAAACAGAATTCGGCATCAGCCCGGATACGCAGGGTTTTCGGCCTAATGTGTTTGTAGACATCGGCGCTTATCTGGAGCAAAAGCTTGATATGCTGCATATATTTGACGGAGAACTGGGTGAATTTCCGTTTCCGAGAAGTGATGATGCGGTATGTGCGTTGGCTAGGTTCAGAGGCGCGGCCTCCGGTTGTCAGGCAGCGGAAGCTTTTATGTTGTTAAGGGAAATCATCTAA
- a CDS encoding acylneuraminate cytidylyltransferase family protein, translating to MKIIAFIPARKGSKRLADKNIKPLAGKPLIAWTIEAALAAGSNMDVIVSTDSPEIEGIAKAYGAEVPFLRPESLAGDNIPTFDALEYTLDRLKKAGREYDTAVLLQPTSPLRKANHIAEALKLLEQPDVRSVVSVSEFEHPVEWTMPLPENRRLDSYISEHEQVLRTRSQDLPKRYRLNGAVYCARTADILQYKSFYMPQGTCAYIMDKVFATDIDDLFDFEYAEFLISKGK from the coding sequence ATGAAAATCATCGCATTCATACCGGCTCGTAAAGGAAGCAAGCGGCTGGCGGATAAAAATATCAAGCCGCTTGCCGGCAAACCCTTGATTGCCTGGACGATTGAGGCGGCATTGGCGGCTGGGTCGAATATGGATGTGATTGTGTCTACCGATTCCCCTGAAATCGAGGGCATAGCCAAAGCTTACGGCGCCGAAGTGCCTTTCTTGAGACCCGAGAGTCTGGCGGGCGACAATATCCCTACCTTCGATGCTTTGGAATATACCTTGGACCGTTTGAAGAAAGCCGGCAGAGAGTACGATACGGCCGTGTTGTTGCAACCAACCTCTCCGCTACGCAAGGCAAACCATATAGCCGAGGCGTTGAAGCTGCTGGAGCAACCGGATGTGCGCTCGGTAGTATCGGTGTCGGAGTTTGAGCATCCGGTCGAATGGACGATGCCTTTGCCGGAAAATCGCCGACTGGATAGCTATATTTCGGAGCATGAACAAGTCCTAAGGACCCGGAGTCAGGATTTGCCCAAACGCTATCGATTGAATGGCGCCGTTTATTGCGCCAGAACCGCCGATATTTTGCAATACAAGAGCTTTTATATGCCGCAAGGGACCTGTGCCTATATCATGGATAAGGTGTTTGCGACCGATATCGACGATTTGTTCGATTTTGAATATGCGGAATTTTTAATTAGCAAGGGTAAATGA
- the neuB gene encoding N-acetylneuraminate synthase, translating into MDRRIFVIAEAGVNHNGSLETAMQLVDVAAAAGADAVKFQTFKAENLVTRKAVKAAYQIVNTGGEESQLAMLQRLELKHEFHFRLRDYCQSRNIQFLSTAFDFDSLGFLVEEVGVEQLKVPSGEIINGPFLLAHAQTGKKLIVSTGMATLGEVEAALGVLAFGYLDWEQPSPAAFQRAYSCEQGQALLKQKVTLLHCTTEYPTPMAHVNLRSMDGLQHAFGLPVGYSDHTEGLAVPIAAAARGATVIEKHFTLDKKQPGPDHKVSLEPDELMQMVTAIRDVEQALGSPCKRPQTVELENRDVARKSLVAATAIAAGECFSVENLASKRPGTGLSPMEYWRLLGQTSHRAYQSDDLIE; encoded by the coding sequence ATGGACAGGCGCATTTTTGTGATTGCCGAGGCCGGCGTTAATCATAATGGTAGTCTGGAAACGGCGATGCAATTGGTCGATGTGGCTGCAGCAGCCGGAGCCGATGCGGTGAAGTTTCAGACCTTTAAGGCCGAGAATCTGGTGACTCGAAAAGCGGTAAAGGCTGCCTATCAAATCGTCAATACCGGCGGCGAAGAAAGTCAGCTGGCCATGCTGCAACGCCTGGAACTCAAGCACGAATTTCACTTTCGGCTGCGGGACTATTGCCAAAGCCGCAACATCCAATTCTTATCGACCGCTTTCGACTTCGACAGCCTTGGGTTTTTAGTCGAAGAGGTTGGTGTCGAGCAACTCAAAGTCCCCTCGGGAGAAATTATTAATGGCCCCTTTTTACTGGCCCATGCCCAAACCGGTAAAAAACTCATCGTTTCCACTGGGATGGCAACCTTGGGGGAAGTGGAGGCGGCGCTGGGGGTATTGGCATTCGGTTACTTGGATTGGGAGCAACCGTCACCGGCGGCCTTTCAGCGGGCTTACAGTTGCGAACAAGGCCAAGCCTTGCTAAAACAGAAAGTGACTTTGCTGCATTGCACCACCGAGTATCCGACGCCGATGGCACATGTCAATTTGCGCTCCATGGATGGTTTGCAGCATGCATTCGGTTTGCCGGTTGGTTATTCCGATCATACCGAAGGCTTGGCGGTGCCGATAGCCGCAGCCGCTCGCGGAGCGACTGTCATCGAAAAACATTTTACCTTGGATAAAAAACAACCAGGCCCGGATCACAAGGTATCCTTGGAGCCGGATGAACTGATGCAGATGGTGACGGCGATTCGAGACGTCGAGCAGGCGCTGGGCTCGCCTTGTAAAAGGCCGCAGACTGTTGAGCTGGAAAACCGCGATGTTGCCCGCAAAAGTTTGGTGGCTGCTACGGCTATTGCCGCAGGCGAATGTTTCAGTGTCGAAAACTTGGCAAGCAAGCGGCCTGGAACCGGACTTAGTCCGATGGAATATTGGCGCTTGTTGGGGCAAACCAGTCATCGCGCTTATCAGTCGGATGATTTGATCGAATGA
- a CDS encoding acetyltransferase, translating into MKPVILLGSGGHARVLLDMLRRLNVKVLGIADPHRPIGSDYLGARILGDDAAILSYVADQIELVNGIGSLPRDVGLRSALFRQFRQQGFRFRTLIDPKAFTAADVELAEGVQAMVGTIIQAGAKIAENSIVNSGAIVEHDCSIGRHVHIAPGVVLSGGVEVGDNVHIGTGAMVIQGIRIGEGSVIGAGSIVTSDVACRQIVYPARSHRRDLE; encoded by the coding sequence ATGAAACCGGTTATTTTATTGGGTAGCGGTGGGCACGCACGAGTGTTACTCGACATGCTGCGGCGCTTGAATGTTAAAGTGCTGGGTATTGCCGATCCGCATCGCCCGATTGGTAGCGATTATTTGGGGGCGAGAATACTGGGTGATGATGCCGCAATATTGAGTTATGTGGCCGATCAAATTGAACTGGTGAATGGAATAGGCTCCTTGCCGAGAGATGTTGGTTTGCGTTCGGCCCTGTTTCGGCAATTCCGGCAGCAGGGGTTTCGCTTCAGAACTTTGATCGATCCCAAGGCGTTTACGGCCGCCGATGTCGAACTGGCGGAGGGTGTACAGGCGATGGTCGGTACCATTATACAGGCAGGCGCAAAAATTGCCGAGAACAGCATAGTCAACAGCGGCGCGATTGTCGAGCACGATTGCAGTATCGGTAGGCATGTGCATATTGCTCCTGGCGTGGTACTCAGCGGTGGCGTCGAGGTTGGCGATAACGTCCACATCGGCACCGGTGCAATGGTCATTCAAGGTATTCGAATAGGCGAGGGGAGTGTGATCGGTGCTGGCAGTATAGTAACCAGCGACGTTGCTTGTCGCCAGATCGTCTACCCGGCGCGTTCGCATCGGCGGGATTTGGAATAG
- a CDS encoding nucleotidyltransferase family protein: MKQHWRQVLIRTETTLRSTIEVIDRAALQIALVVDEQERLVGVVTDGDIRRALIRGLSLETAVGEVMNKRPKVASLRDSKAQLIAMMEGHHLYQLPVIDDQGRVARLESLQALYKQPSFPNPVFLMAGGFGKRLRPYTDECPKPLLEIGGKPILETIIENFVKSGFRRFYIAVHYRAEQIKDYFGDGGRWGVKIDYIDEVEPMGTAGAIGLLPDYLPDVPVIVMNGDILTQIDFARLLAYHNEQQAIATLCVRQYEYQIPYGVVNLDQQRVIGIEEKPLQSCLASAGIYVLDHSLIKVIAEQKQLDMPTLLNQQVSRGEQVAMFPIYDYWLDIGREADFLRAQGEFTKYF, translated from the coding sequence ATGAAACAGCATTGGCGGCAGGTATTGATTCGGACGGAAACGACATTGCGTTCGACGATAGAGGTGATAGACCGTGCGGCTTTGCAAATCGCGTTGGTAGTAGATGAGCAGGAAAGACTGGTCGGGGTTGTTACCGACGGCGATATTCGGCGAGCCTTGATTCGCGGTTTGTCGTTGGAAACTGCTGTTGGCGAAGTGATGAACAAGCGACCTAAGGTCGCCTCATTACGAGATAGTAAGGCCCAATTAATTGCGATGATGGAAGGGCATCATCTATACCAATTACCGGTCATCGACGACCAGGGTCGGGTAGCACGATTGGAGTCCTTGCAGGCCTTGTACAAACAGCCATCGTTTCCCAATCCCGTGTTCCTGATGGCGGGTGGTTTCGGCAAGCGTCTGAGACCTTATACCGACGAATGCCCGAAACCACTGTTGGAGATCGGAGGCAAGCCGATTTTAGAGACTATTATCGAGAACTTCGTCAAGTCCGGTTTCCGGCGGTTTTATATCGCCGTACATTATCGTGCCGAGCAAATTAAGGATTACTTTGGTGATGGCGGGCGCTGGGGCGTCAAGATTGATTATATTGACGAAGTTGAGCCAATGGGCACAGCTGGCGCTATCGGTTTGTTACCAGATTATTTGCCGGACGTGCCTGTGATCGTGATGAACGGCGATATTTTGACTCAAATCGATTTTGCTCGGTTGCTGGCTTATCATAACGAGCAACAAGCTATCGCGACGCTGTGTGTGCGGCAATATGAGTATCAAATTCCCTACGGTGTGGTGAACCTGGACCAGCAGAGGGTAATCGGTATCGAAGAAAAACCGTTACAAAGTTGTCTGGCTAGCGCTGGAATCTATGTGCTGGATCATAGCCTGATCAAGGTCATTGCCGAGCAGAAACAGTTGGATATGCCGACACTGTTAAATCAGCAAGTCTCCCGGGGTGAGCAGGTGGCGATGTTTCCGATATACGATTATTGGTTGGACATTGGTCGAGAAGCCGACTTTTTGCGGGCTCAGGGAGAATTCACCAAATATTTTTGA
- a CDS encoding flagellin N-terminal helical domain-containing protein, which yields MAMVINTNVASLNSQRMLTKTNTSLSTSMERLSSGLRVNSAKDDAAGLSIADKMTSQIRGMTVAMRNANDGISMAQTAESAMGSITETLQRMRDLGVQAANTGAVSTGDRQKLQTEFKQLSEEIGRIISNTEFNGKKILNGSLTGAMFQVGAGTSANNQISITVSDLETVSGIGSLGSAQVSIGSDATSAQILAAVDTIDLAIGKIDDFRAKLGAVQNRFTTTIGNLQSSIENQSAARSRIMDADFAVETSNLSRSQILQQAGTAMLAQANQSAQGVLSLLG from the coding sequence ATGGCAATGGTAATCAATACAAACGTCGCATCGTTGAATAGTCAACGGATGCTGACCAAAACAAACACATCGCTGAGTACATCAATGGAGCGTTTGTCATCCGGTTTACGCGTGAATTCCGCGAAAGATGATGCAGCGGGCCTGTCGATTGCCGATAAAATGACTTCGCAGATTCGTGGTATGACCGTAGCGATGCGAAACGCCAATGACGGTATTTCGATGGCGCAAACGGCCGAGTCCGCAATGGGATCGATCACTGAGACGTTGCAGCGTATGCGTGATCTTGGGGTTCAAGCTGCTAATACAGGTGCGGTATCTACAGGGGATCGGCAAAAATTGCAGACCGAATTCAAACAGCTCAGTGAGGAGATTGGAAGAATAATTAGCAATACCGAGTTTAACGGTAAAAAAATCCTGAACGGCAGTCTGACTGGAGCGATGTTTCAAGTAGGGGCCGGAACTTCAGCTAATAATCAAATATCGATTACTGTTTCAGATTTGGAAACAGTTTCAGGGATTGGTTCTCTTGGTTCCGCTCAAGTATCTATAGGTAGTGATGCTACGTCAGCGCAGATATTGGCCGCTGTCGATACTATAGATCTTGCAATTGGTAAAATTGATGACTTTCGTGCTAAATTGGGCGCCGTACAAAATCGTTTTACTACTACCATCGGTAATTTGCAGTCTTCTATCGAAAATCAAAGTGCTGCGCGTTCACGCATCATGGATGCTGACTTTGCAGTTGAAACTTCTAACTTGAGTAGGTCACAAATTCTGCAACAAGCGGGTACAGCGATGTTGGCACAGGCTAATCAGTCCGCCCAAGGCGTGCTTAGTTTGCTCGGGTAG
- a CDS encoding flagellar protein FlaG: MFGGGEEAGGLVVSFVSSPQDNKPVSTVNQNEKSEQETSPELVKEAVDQGNSLLQMAKRNLQFKVDEETNEQVVKIVDSDSGEVVRQIPTEEMLAFIRRMQELEGLQGSVLQDRA, from the coding sequence ATCTTCGGGGGGGGCGAGGAGGCTGGCGGGCTAGTAGTATCTTTTGTTTCTTCGCCTCAAGACAATAAGCCAGTTTCTACTGTTAATCAAAATGAAAAAAGTGAGCAGGAGACTTCTCCCGAGTTGGTCAAGGAGGCTGTTGATCAAGGAAATAGTTTGCTGCAAATGGCCAAGCGAAATTTGCAGTTTAAAGTCGACGAAGAAACTAATGAGCAGGTAGTTAAGATTGTCGATAGCGATAGCGGCGAAGTGGTGCGGCAAATACCAACGGAAGAAATGTTGGCGTTTATTAGGCGCATGCAAGAATTGGAGGGGTTACAGGGATCTGTACTTCAGGACCGTGCATGA